The Centropristis striata isolate RG_2023a ecotype Rhode Island chromosome 1, C.striata_1.0, whole genome shotgun sequence nucleotide sequence AAAGGCTCTTTATTTTCATCCGGGCTGTAACGGTGCGACTGGTAATGTAGCACTGATGAACCCATTAACTACATATGAAGACTTGAACAGGATGATTAAGAAACCAAGAAGGGGTTCAAAGAAACCCAGCTTAACATTTGTGAAGGAGCTTTGAATGAGAGATTGAAGAAGTCTGTGAAGGTTACATTTTGTAAGCTATAAGAGACTTTTTAGCACGATGAAATATTTGGACAGATGAATGGAAAATGCACTGTAGTGTATAATAGTCCTGCAGCTAGTGATTgcttttattatacatttacaaGAGAAGCAGAAAATCATCATGATTGACAAACTGGAACATGtaaatgtttaacatttttgATGGAAAGAATGAATCAGAAAAAGTGAATTCTTTTCTGATTGATTAAATGGATAATTGTACAATTGTTTAGGCAAAGATCCAAAGTCTTGTCAAGTGATGTAGTGAACCATGTTGGTTAATTTGAGaagcattattaaaaaatagtaCCTAACTGTGAGATCGCAGGAAATCGAAGTCAGCAAATCCCATCATATTGTTAAATTTGAAAcatgttttagttttgtaaaaTATAAGGATTTTGTAAAGACTGATGGATAGAAATTTTTAATGTGGAGTTTATTTGCATAGGGCAGGGCAGGGCAGTATATTTAGAACAAAGGGCAATCTATCAGCTAGTATTACCTTTCTACAGATATATCCCTATCTGTATAGGTATATTTGACCATCAGATAGTATCAAGATATGTTAGTACAATAGTGCTAAACTGGGTTTAAGGTGTTAATGAAACGGTATCACGTATATGTAATTTGTCTGCCTGAAAGCGCATAGAAGTTGGTTATTACTTTGTAAACTGTCCCACTCAGTATTTATCTACTTTccaattaaacaaacaagcatttaaaaataattatcaaccAATAtataatttgagtttttttcactACTGGCCTCAGAAAATAGTTACTGTTTGAGTATGAGCACTGCCCTTTATTGGACTTGGCCATTGGTTTGTCCTTTAGGCTATGTCTcggcacctttttaaaaaaaaaaaaaaaaaaaaaaaaaaaaaaattatatatatatatatatatatatatataaaaccgcAATCATTGTTTGAGTGGTGCATGTCTCCCTTTTTCACTCAGCCACCTTGAAAACGGATTTACTGCAAACTCGGAACCAATTTTTCCACTACAAGCTTCATTATATCTTATAGCGAGCCTTGTGCTCCCTGTGCCTCGTCCCTGTACAGTATCTGGCTGAGGCTGACCCCTGCGCCAACTGTGTCCCACTCCCCTGGGAGAAGCGTTGACTATAGCGAGGGGGAAGACTTCCATATATATGAAGAAGAGAACTCTGCTTCCCTCTTTAAGGACGAGGCAGCAGCAGCCTTTTCGACTCAGTCACTGACAGGATTTTGACACCCAGAAACGCTCCAagaacagcaacagcaacaaaaacagaGGAAGGGAGAATAGAGGCAGATGGCAGGGTATCTGCAGATATGCTGCCACACATTTCTGGTGGttcataagtgatgattgagagtGATTATGTTCATATGAGTctatatattgttttgttttttaaaaatcctacTCCTTTGACTCTAAGATTGAGTAGAAAAACCCTGTTAGCACATCAAGCATCAGGCAATAACTCAGGAAGTTATTCAAGAACTAGTGAAaacttttctactttttaatgcttctttttttctgtgctctatcttctATCCACACATGCAGATGTTTCAAATAAAGAGGATCTGTTGCATTGGTGCTGGGTATGTTGGAGGCCCAACATGTAGTGTGATCGCTCATATGTGTCCAGAGATCACAGTGACCGTCGTGGATGTCAATGAGTCCCGCATCAATGCCTGGAACTCGGACACTCTGCCCATATACGAGGTATAGTTATCAAGAGAAACTGAGCTCAAGGTATTATCACATGATTAATTAAAGTTTGACAAGGAGTgggttatatttttattgttgcttttccCCTTCATTGTTATCTCACTTTTGAGAGCCATATATCTCGAAGGAGTTACCGGCTTAATTAGTTAAACTTAATAACAGTGTTGAAAAAGTAGCTAGGCAATGGTTCTAGCCGATGCTTTTGTACAATATTACTTCATCATGGgctgaatgaaacataaattaGTTCCAGATTGCACTGTGTCGCAACTTCTCTATGTCAGCTACAACCACAAGGTATTACATCATCATGACTAGCGTAAAGGCCAGTAGATGACCAGtcattatattacatttgtAACTGTTTGTGTCACGTTTCTCCTCCACATTCACTGACACACCCTGTCTCATTTTTCCCACTTCCTCTCACTTCAGCCGGGCCTGAAAGAGGTGGTTGAATCATGCAGAGGGAGAAATTTGTTTTTCTCTACAGACATAGACTCAGCCATCAAGGGTGCAGACCTCGTCTTTATCTCTGTGAGTCCTTCAGTACCCCTGCAGACATACCGACACTGAGTATATTCGGCTCTGGTATTTATGACTCATCAATGAATTCACTTGAGTGGTTATCCCCCCTCACCCCTCAGGTGAACACCCCCACCAAGACCTATGGGATGGGGAAGGGTCGTGCAGCTGACCTCAAGTTCATCGAGGCGTGTGCTCGGCGGATCGTGGAGGTGTCTGATGGCTACAAGATTGTCACAGAGAAGAGCACAGTTCCAGTTCGAGCCGCTGAGAGCATTAGACGGATATTTGATGCCAATACCAAGCCCAGCCTCAACCTACATGTGTGTATCATTGCTTATTGAAagaactgtgtgtctgttgttcTGCAGGCTTCTAAagttgttgtgctgctgctttaGGTGCTGTCCAACCCAGAGTTCCTTGCAGAAGGAACAGCAGTGCGTGATCTGAAGGAGCCAGACCGCGTCCTGATTGGTGGAGATGAAACTGCTGAAGGTCAAAGAGCAATCAGAGCGTTGTGCGCCGTCTATGAACACTGGGTGCCCAAATCACGCATCATCACCACCAACACATGGTCGTCTGAGCTATCAAAACTGGTTAGTGTAACCattattgtcattgttttttacatttttatttattttaataaaacggTCGGTTATCAGAATAGTTACTGATTGATTTTGTGTTGACTAATTGATTAGACTAATTGAAATTTTGTAGCTGTCGTAAGATCTAAAAAAACacgatgtgtgtttgtgtaggcaGCCAATGCATTCCTGGCACAGCGAATCAGCAGCATCAACAGTATCAGCGCTCTCTGCGAGGCCACTGGCGCCGATGTAGAGGAGGTTGCCAAGGCGATTGGTATGGACCAGAGAATAGGCAGCAAGTTTCTCAAAGCCAGCGTAGGTAAGTAACCACCTAAAAAATGTTCGAAGTGAGCTTTTATGaaaagtttaattaatttaaacaaaaatatgttttgtgccCTCTTCTTGCTTCTCTGACAACCTCTTCAGGTTTTGGTGGAAGCTGTTTCCAAAAGGACGTGCTAAACTTGGTCTACCTGTGCGAGGCCCTCAACCTGCCTGAAGTAGCCTCCTACTGGCAGCAggtgaaaactaaactaaacttttttttagcttgCTGTATTCACCTTCCTCTCTaatctctgtttgtgtttatgacAGGTGATCGACATGAATGAGTACCAAAGGCGGCGGTTTGCCTGCAGGATTATTGATTGCCTCTTCAACACGGTTACTGGTAAAAAGATTGCTCTGCTGGGCTTCtccttcaaaaaagacacaggtgacACAAGGTTAGTCCCCtttcatattgtgtttttttcattcccTTCACACACCCTTGTGGATATTTGTCCCTTCCAGTTCTTTGTTTTCTTATAATATTTCTATCCAACATCTCTCTTCTGTTAATCATTAACCGTGGGTTGTTGTACGGTCACACTTTACTCTACTTGAGCGCCTGCTAACATGCTGTGGTGAACTATGGCCCTGACCAGAGTTGACAcgaaagtgtgtgtttgtgtcccaacTCCAGGGAGTCGTCCAGTATCTACATCTCTAAGTACCTgatggatgagggagccaagctGTTCATCTACGACCCCAAAGTTCTTAAGGAACAAATCATACATGACCTCTCCCAGCCTAACATCTCAGAGGACAATCCAGAAAGAGGTGTGTGTTTACCAAGGTTCAAATGCAGCTCTGGAAAGCTTGCAATACCTCATTATTTAAAAGCTGTGACTCATCACAGAcagtcttgttttttctttcttagttTCTGAGCTGGTGACTGTGACCTCAGACCCGTACGAGGCCTGCCAGAGTGCACATGCACTGGTCATCTGCACTGAGTGGGACATGTTCAAGGTCACAATCACACATTGTTTTCATACCATCTTATGAATTACTTAATCtttgggaggaaaaaaaagttaaaatcatCATATCTCTCTTATGTCACTGTAGGAGCTGGACTATGAGAAGATTTACAAGAAGATGCTGAAGCCGGCTTTCATATTTGATGGTCGCAGAGTGCTGGACCACCTGCACCCTCACCTGCAGAGCATCGGCTTCCAGGTGAGCAGACAgaaaacaccacacacacactgcaacacaTCTAGGGCCGAACAGATgtatcggttgacagatattatcggccgatattggcctattGGTATCTGTTTATATGCTGTCCAATATGTgccattatgattttttttaatactataTGCTATATACTCCGCAATTAACTGACACTGAACAGTGATGTTTATTgagctattttattttttcagttttcatttataaaatatgcTGACAAtgcaatacattgtttgtataatatataaaaatgttaaatattatttaataaagattATTTCTTTGAGAAAGTAGCCCTCTGTGTACCttttttgcagagtggtgaaaaatcagtgcacaatccacataaaaatgtctgttttcattTATCTAAAAGAATGACTATATCGGCCACCATATCGAttatcaattaattttccccctctaaaatcagtatagCATCTGTCTAAAATGTCCCAAATCAGTCAAGCTCTTAACAATTTAAAATGAGAGttgttgaattaaaatatgACTTCTTTCTGTGTGCAGATTGAAACCATCGGTAAGAAAGTGACCGTAACACGAATCCCCTACACGCCGGCAGCTGTCGGTCCTCGCATCACTGCCACTGAACCTCCCATCAAGAAAGCCAAAGTCTAAAACTCATTTCACCTCCACACATGCAACACATTCCTCTCTCAGCTTTTTTATTGCTGGTGAAACATTTCATTCAGGTCCAACCCCCTCTCTTATCAGTACATGCCTAATGATCCAAAAGGCCATAATGCGTGAGTAACTCCCCTGCAGCAGGTCTGAGAGGAACAAGTTGAGCCTTCAGTCcataagtgtgtgaatgtgacccatgaatgtgtgtgagtcGTTGGAAGAAGTTTCAACAGTTCATTTTATACACAGTAAAGCATTTATCAGAGTCACTGTCTATTTCATATCAACACTATTATGTGTCTACTTTCTTACAGTATGTACAATAAAATCAAGTATTGTtgctgtattttaaaaataattttatactatttttttcaaatatttttataaatcatCTTACTGTATGTTAATCAGTATTTGTCCTCAGTGTATCAGTGACTGTTTACTAAAAATGGcgatgaaataaaatgtgaaatgtgaccTTAATTTGTGACTGTTTATTATTCCAAATTGATGGGGAgcgacaaaaaacagaaaacatagtctgatatgttttaattttttaaatataaatgtacattttaaagattttctttGTCCAAAAGATCAGTgtgcaaaataaacacatttcttgTCCTGGGGCCTGTTTAAtaaagtggatggatggataaaaagAACAGCTTTTCAACTTCAACTTTTTATaccttaatatatatatagaactgATGAAAGACCAAGTTAGGCTTAAATCATACTTCTTCTAACATAATaggaatttataaaaatgtgtgtgataGTGTTCAAGTCTTCAAAACCTTAGATTGGTTCATGGAGCTGCTGCCAAAACCCTCAGACCAAAAAAACGTCTTTAACGCTTCATTAAATCCGTCCTGGAGCAGCAGACATCAAAGAGCTCATAAAATGAGCTTGCTGTTAAAGGTCAGGAGCTCTCTAGCTGAAGTCCGGGGCCCCTGAAGAGAGGGAGTTCTCGGTGGACGTGATTTAGGGGCCCCTGAGGTGAATAAATGGCAAATTACAGCTACTGCTAACACCAGGCTGTAGTTTCTAAGGGCAGGGGAACCTGGACTGAGCCTTAACCCAGTTCATCTTCACATCTGCAGGCTGATAACGGCTGCTCGTTCTCTTTGATGTCCTATCACTAAAACATTAGGCCTCTGGGTTCTCACAGGTTAACAGTAGAGGACAAGTGCATTGAAAATGAACAGATCCCTGTGCTGACATGATCACATCTGGTCAATGTCCCTTCTGTTCTGTAATACCACCTGCCTTCTTTTATGACTTACACATGTTGTTACATATAtgttaaaagtgtttcttgtgcTACAGCTTACAATGATGCATTATGGTACGGCAGGAATAAAGCTGATTTTGATACTGTAAATGTGTATAATTATATGTAGGTGTGAGACTAAACAGGAAAACTCTCAAAGCTACTGGTTTGGTGCTTTTCATTCTGCTATAGTGACttctgcttttttcttcttcagtagATTCTTCAGGAAGAACTCGCCTGTAAGAATAAAAAGAGGATGTATCTGCATTGTGCAAACTGGTTTGGCAAAGGCTTGAAAGGCTACTACAACATATTCCTTTGATGCTACATGCTAAAAAGGCGAAGGAGAAATCAATCAAAGAGATGCCTGGAGGGAAAAGAAAATTCCTTCAAAAACAGCAAAGGGCACATTGGAAGACAATTAAGATTGTAATTTTATCTGTAGTCCGTCCCAAGCTGAAACTGAGCTGCTGTGAAGTCCTGAGGAAGTATGTTAACTTACATGTAAACATCCTACACTCTAAGCTTTATAGAGGTTGTCATTGTAGGATAAAATAGATATTAAATACAAGTAAGTAAGTCACTGCAATAAATGCTTGGAGGAGGGTAGAGTGTGTTTCTTACCTGCTTTGTAGGAGGATCGCACCAATGGCCCGCTTGCTGTGTAAATAAAGCCCATATCATTCCCAACTTTTTCCCAGTAGGCAAACTTCTCTGGAGTGACGTATTCCTCCACCTGAACCCAAACACACATCATCacaatgtgcatttatttagcaaatgtgcatttttcttgCAGCACACTTGCCTTAGTGAATCTGGAGGTGCTACATTAGGTGTAATATGTTTACCTTCAGGTGGCGTTTGGTAGGTTGCATGTACTGGCCCAGTGTTAGACAGTCGACTCCTGCCTCTCGCAGCTCTGCAACATCACAAGAACAGAGCAGTCAGGAAACAGTTTCCtcacaattttaaaatgcctaaaatgtgtTCTTCAAGATgatgactctttttttaaataacagttttattgaataatttgtattattctGGATTGTTGCTTGAATATGGGAACTTTGGCCAACAAAAATGGTAAatagtaaatggacctgcacttatatagcgcttttttaGTTGCtctgcgaccactcaaagcgctttacattacagactgcgctcattcacctatTCACACAGGcagcagaggctaccctaaacggtgccacctgccaccattgggaattatttcacacaccaatgaatgcagcatcgggagccctTTGGGGTTCAGTagcttgcccaaggatacttcgacatgtaggctgccatggtcagggattgaaccaccaaccatccggTTGGTGGGTTACcattctaccaactgagccacagccaccccacAGCTTTGTCAGAGTTGCTAGTAAGATTTCTAGTAAGAAGGAGTCAAGTCAAGTTTACAGAGTTGTATATCAGCAGGTGCTTAGGAAGGCCACTTAATGTTTGTCGCTATAAAGGTGTCCTTCGTCCCTGCTATAATAGTATTATAATTTTGTCTATAAATTGCTTATTGGTACGGATTATTTACTTAGCCTCCAACTGAACCAATCTGTAAACTACTTTGGTTCTTGTTGTTCATCAGTGTCTACATAATTTGTGTGTTTAATGAATCCCAGCTGTAAATTAATGTCCCTGTTGGAGTAATGAAGATACTTGGAACTTTTGTATGTCTGTGTGATGTGTACACACCAGTTAAGGTGTTGAGTATCTGTTGGTCAGTCTCTCCCAGTCCCAGCATGATGGAAGTCTTGGTGAGCACAGTGGGTTTGACCTTTTTAGCGTGCTTCAGGACACTCAGGGTCTGGTCAATGTTCGCCCTGGGGTCACGCACGAACCTGCACACAAATGGACATCCAGagtgaaataaataatcaaaaggtaaatatatatcccgatagtCAAACATATATATCCAGACTACCATAAACAATATATGTCTAGAATGAGTCTTCCCTGTGATTCTATTTCTACAGAAATGGCTCTTgtgtgccccctgctggtcggTGTGTATACTATTGTCCTCCTGCCTCTTGTGTCAGAGCtgcaccaaaaaataaaattgattttataCCATCTCTCCATACCTTTGCAGCTCTCGCACTGTCTCCACATTGTGCGCGTACACATCTAACCCTGACAGGGCGATCTGTTCTACTGCTGCCAGGTCGCCACGAAAATCAGGAGTCAGGCACTCAACCAGGATCTGAGAGTCCCTAAGATGGTGATGACAAAAGTgcttattaattcattttcacaCAAATATTAAGAGACAAACACCTGATGAATACAAAGGATGAGAGCTTGTACCTTTCCTTCAGGTACTTGACAGTCTTAGCAAAGTGCGCCGCCCCTCCATCGGCAATATCTgcaggaaaaagagaaaaatggatTTACAGCACAtcactgctaaaaaaaatgttacagtgAGATTTGTTTGGGCTTTAGAGGGTCTATTCAGAAGACAGTGTTTTCTGTACAAACTAAAGAACAGTTTGTTGAGAAAGAGTTGTTTAATTTTGATGGACTTATTTTGAAGCTTacaagttgtgtgtgtgttcctaaaaatgagagaggttccttttaatcttttaaaaaataatgtttgtaaGCAATTGTGTAA carries:
- the ugdh gene encoding UDP-glucose 6-dehydrogenase codes for the protein MFQIKRICCIGAGYVGGPTCSVIAHMCPEITVTVVDVNESRINAWNSDTLPIYEPGLKEVVESCRGRNLFFSTDIDSAIKGADLVFISVNTPTKTYGMGKGRAADLKFIEACARRIVEVSDGYKIVTEKSTVPVRAAESIRRIFDANTKPSLNLHVLSNPEFLAEGTAVRDLKEPDRVLIGGDETAEGQRAIRALCAVYEHWVPKSRIITTNTWSSELSKLAANAFLAQRISSINSISALCEATGADVEEVAKAIGMDQRIGSKFLKASVGFGGSCFQKDVLNLVYLCEALNLPEVASYWQQVIDMNEYQRRRFACRIIDCLFNTVTGKKIALLGFSFKKDTGDTRESSSIYISKYLMDEGAKLFIYDPKVLKEQIIHDLSQPNISEDNPERVSELVTVTSDPYEACQSAHALVICTEWDMFKELDYEKIYKKMLKPAFIFDGRRVLDHLHPHLQSIGFQIETIGKKVTVTRIPYTPAAVGPRITATEPPIKKAKV